Proteins co-encoded in one Malus sylvestris chromosome 9, drMalSylv7.2, whole genome shotgun sequence genomic window:
- the LOC126583709 gene encoding myb-related protein 306-like, with protein sequence MGRPPCCDKEGVKKGPWTPEEDIILVSYIQERGPGNWRAVPTNTGLHRCSKSCRLRWTNYLRPGIKRGNFTDQEEKMIIHLQALLGNRWAAIASYLPQRTDNDIKNYWNTHLRKKLSKLQAAGGGTEGLHSKDQGLNSNSSSQPISRGQWERRLQTDIHMARQALRDALSPEKPLTLSSDLNPTDGFSISSPKKPSLDQSSSSTYASSTENISRLLKGWMKNPPKKSASFTNLANNKTDYQHYSSSEGTTSVANTANSGNVELSDTFESLFGFESSNSYLSPSMSPEASLFQGESKPDLISDKLPLSFLEKWLFDESASPAALGKDHFFSDMLPDHGNANFF encoded by the exons ATGGGGAGGCCTCCTTGCTGTGACAAAGAAGGGGTCAAGAAAGGACCTTGGACTCCTGAAGAAGACATCATTTTAGTCTCTTACATTCAAGAACGTGGACCTGGAAATTGGAGAGCCGTTCCTACCAATACTG GGCTGCATAGATGCAGTAAAAGTTGCAGGCTTAGATGGACTAATTACCTCAGGCCAGGGATCAAACGCGGTAACTTTACTGACCAAGAGGAGAAGAtgatcatccaccttcaagctcTATTGGGCAATAg ATGGGCTGCAATAGCTTCATACCTCCCACAGAGAACTGACAATGACATTAAAAACTATTGGAACACACACTTGAGGAAGAAGCTGAGCAAGCTCCAAGCTGCAGGAGGAGGCACTGAAGGCCTTCACTCAAAAGATCAAGGACTAAACAGCAATTCTTCCTCACAGCCAATATCCAGAGGACAATGGGAGAGGAGGCTTCAAACAGACATCCACATGGCCAGGCAAGCTCTCAGAGATGCCCTTTCCCCAGAAAAGCCACTGACTTTGAGTTCAGATTTGAATCCCACAGATGGGTTTTCGATTTCGAGCCCGAAGAAACCATCCCTAGATCAATCAAGCAGTTCCACTTATGCTTCAAGCACTGAGAACATTTCAAGATTGTTGAAGGGTTGGATGAAAAACCCACCAAAGAAATCAGCTAGCTTCACCAACTTGGCTAATAATAAAACAGATTATCAGCATTACTCATCTAGTGAGGGAACCACATCTGTGGCAAATACTGCCAATAGTGGCAATGTTGAACTATCTGATACATTTGAGTCTCTGTTCGGTTTTGAGTCCTCAAATTCCTATTTGTCTCCGTCTATGTCACCGGAGGCCAGCTTATTCCAAGGCGAAAGCAAGCCGGATCTTATCAGCGATAAGTTGCCGCTGTCTTTTCTTGAGAAGTGGCTGTTTGATGAAAGTGCTTCTCCTGCTGCTCTAGGGAAGGACCACTTCTTTAGTGATATGCTACCAGATCATGGAAATGCTAACTTTTTCTGA
- the LOC126583712 gene encoding mini zinc finger protein 2-like, producing the protein MRKRQVVLRRTEQASAASSFTVVRYGECQKNHAAGVGGYAVDGCREFMASNGEEGTTAALTCAACGCHRNFHRREVETVCECSSPSSNGA; encoded by the coding sequence ATGAGGAAGCGGCAAGTAGTTTTGAGAAGAACAGAACAAGCTTCAGCAGCTTCATCTTTCACCGTCGTGAGATATGGAGAGTGCCAGAAGAACCATGCTGCTGGGGTCGGAGGCTACGCTGTTGACGGATGCAGAGAGTTCATGGCAAGTAATGGAGAGGAGGGAACAACTGCTGCACTCACCTGTGCTGCTTGTGGCTGCCACAGGAACTTCCACAGACGAGAAGTCGAGACCGTCTGCGAGTGCTCTTCGCCTTCTTCAAATGGtgcctaa